A DNA window from Porphyromonas gingivalis ATCC 33277 contains the following coding sequences:
- a CDS encoding IS5 family transposase: MAYQSKNTDEHVTFADALLSKRYRKAQNDFLNQVDTLIDWRPIRTLINKKYTKRQNAIGAPAYDVILLFKMLLLETWYNLSDCALEERINDSITFSRFLGLKMEEVSPDHSTISRFRSALTELGLMDKLLAQFNKQLSRHHISVREGVLVDASLVETPHKPNGSITIEVADDREDNRSEAEKEAEEDYQKQVVRRRKGTDEEARWVYKQKRYHYGYKKHCPANVQGIVQKVITTAANRSDTKEFIPLLQGANIPQGTAVLADKGYACGENRSYLQTHHLQDGIMHKAQRNRALTEEEKQRNKAIGPIRSTIERTFGSIRRWFHGGRCRYRGLAKTHTQNILESIAFNLYRTPGIIMSSSVG; this comes from the coding sequence ATGGCATACCAATCCAAGAATACCGATGAGCATGTAACATTTGCAGACGCACTCCTTTCAAAGCGTTATCGCAAAGCACAAAACGACTTCCTCAATCAGGTTGACACGCTTATCGATTGGCGTCCGATCAGGACGCTGATCAACAAGAAATACACGAAGCGACAAAATGCCATCGGCGCCCCGGCTTATGACGTGATTCTCTTATTCAAGATGTTGCTTTTGGAGACATGGTACAACCTCAGTGATTGTGCTCTGGAGGAGCGCATCAATGATTCAATCACCTTTTCCCGATTCTTGGGACTGAAGATGGAAGAGGTATCTCCCGACCACAGCACCATCAGTCGATTTCGTTCGGCACTGACAGAGTTGGGTCTCATGGACAAACTATTGGCGCAGTTTAACAAACAACTTTCCCGCCATCACATTTCGGTCAGGGAAGGGGTGCTTGTGGATGCAAGCCTTGTGGAGACGCCGCATAAACCCAACGGAAGCATTACGATTGAAGTCGCAGACGACAGAGAAGACAATCGGAGCGAGGCGGAAAAAGAGGCAGAGGAGGATTATCAAAAACAGGTTGTCCGCCGGCGTAAAGGGACGGATGAAGAAGCCCGTTGGGTGTACAAACAAAAGCGTTATCACTACGGATACAAAAAGCATTGTCCGGCCAATGTTCAAGGCATTGTTCAAAAGGTGATAACGACTGCAGCGAACCGCAGTGACACGAAGGAGTTTATTCCGCTATTGCAGGGTGCAAACATACCTCAAGGCACAGCCGTCTTGGCGGACAAAGGATATGCTTGCGGGGAAAATCGTTCCTACCTGCAAACCCATCACCTTCAAGACGGCATTATGCACAAGGCACAACGCAACAGGGCATTGACCGAGGAAGAGAAGCAACGAAACAAAGCAATCGGTCCGATACGGAGCACCATCGAACGCACCTTTGGCAGTATTCGCCGGTGGTTTCATGGCGGACGATGTCGATACCGGGGACTTGCCAAGACCCATACTCAAAACATTCTTGAAAGCATCGCCTTTAATTTATACAGAACCCCGGGGATAATTATGTCCTCATCCGTAGGATAA
- the ruvA gene encoding Holliday junction branch migration protein RuvA, which yields MIEYLKGAIVGLTPTNLVIECAGVGYDVNVSLTTYSAYQGKKEGLIWITQLIREDAHLLYGFSTKEERTLFGQLTSVSGVGPTTARLILSSYAPQELAALITTGQADALKAVKGIGLKTAQRIIVDLKGKIQLETSSDEILSARTAVGDAALNTIASGEEAISALKMLGFADPAIRKAVKSILSEDSSLAVEDIIKRALRML from the coding sequence ATGATAGAGTATCTCAAGGGTGCAATAGTCGGTTTGACGCCGACAAACCTCGTGATCGAGTGTGCGGGAGTGGGTTATGATGTGAATGTCTCGCTCACCACTTATTCTGCCTATCAGGGGAAGAAAGAGGGACTTATTTGGATTACACAACTGATCCGAGAAGATGCCCATTTATTGTATGGCTTTTCCACGAAAGAAGAGCGTACGCTCTTCGGCCAACTCACATCTGTCAGCGGTGTCGGGCCTACGACGGCACGGCTCATCCTATCCTCCTATGCTCCTCAAGAGCTGGCCGCACTCATTACCACAGGGCAGGCCGATGCGCTGAAAGCAGTGAAGGGCATCGGCCTGAAGACCGCTCAGCGTATCATCGTGGATCTGAAAGGTAAGATACAACTGGAAACCTCCTCAGACGAGATCTTGTCTGCACGGACGGCTGTAGGAGATGCTGCTCTGAATACCATAGCTTCGGGAGAAGAAGCCATCAGTGCTCTAAAGATGCTTGGCTTTGCCGATCCGGCTATACGCAAAGCAGTCAAGTCCATTCTCTCCGAGGATTCGTCCTTAGCTGTCGAAGATATTATCAAGCGAGCATTACGAATGTTATAA
- the sprA gene encoding cell surface protein SprA, whose amino-acid sequence MEKKNKPIRLLAALLPIIAGLVLVTWRPASGSVPARTAINNHYTTPTPADTTRFPVKKTQAKDYRYLDGNYPLDLKTPDNIRTEFIYDEKTNTYLLVTKLGDKPLGSPIPFTPEEYLRYMQRDSIRRYFMEKERLEAQQEGKKRFNPLEMSFDLGPAEKLFGPGGVKLRTQGSAEVAMGAKSNATNNPSLPENARKHSYFDFSEKIQTNVQASVGTKLNFGMNYNTESTFDFDAKKLKLAFEGEEDDIIKLIEAGNVSMNTRNTLIRGGASLFGIHTKMQFDKLDVDMVVSQQEAETKRVNTKGGAQTTPFELSAGQYDESRHFFFGHYFRDRYDGAMKTLPFISSGVKINRVEVWVTNKKGNFDNTQTRNIVAFTDLGEPEKIALPSVSPSMATNGLPANQANSLYPLLVSMPNLRFIDQVTQELSGIMQGGRDYEKVESARLLNPADYTVNSILGYISLNMRLSADEVLGIAFEYTYNGQVYQVGEFSTDRPDNSTENLYVKLLKGTAMSSTSPYWHFMMKNAYQLGGGVYNVQKEKFKLNVFYQSDSAGVYQPYISEGKIKGQLLLRVLGMDRLDAKQEPYPDGTYDFVDGYTILPQKGVVILPTVEPFGKTLADAFGDPVLAKKYCFQELYDTTAVAAQQVAEKNKFIFRGEYKASSGGDISLGAINVTPGSVVVTAGGVKLTENVDYTVDYLSGNVSIINEAILSSGTPINVSLENRGLMNMQRKTMFGIDLNYNFSKDFTLGGTFMHLSEMPLTTKSVIGDESLKNTLWGLNLNYRTQAQWLTNALDLLPFVELTKPSEITVNAEFAHLIPGHYQSKYAQGNSYLDDFESSQSYIDLMNPYSWMLSSTPFQDGAGPVLFPEASLTNDIDYGKHRAKLSWFYIDPIFTRENSAGMPAHLKNDLEQLSNHYVREVKTSELFPYRDQTYNMNSYLHTLLMSYYPSERGPYNLNTVDMQSDGHLANPQSNWGGIMRKIDQSDFEASNIEYVEFWLLDPFIYNKETAKGGSMYINLGEISEEVLKDEKKFFENGMPINDDPAAIETTVWGKVPKRQGTGYAFDNTAGARPKQDVGFNGLTTAEEKDFPTYTEYISRLASIVSPDVLNQWSTDPFSPINDPGGDNFHHYRGADYDEARKSILDRYKQYNGVEGNSAEATNNITGYNVSSRLVPDVEDINQDNTLNEIEKYFQYRVELHPSKMVVGQNYIVDSRTKEVELRNGKKETITWYQFKVPVREFERKIGGITDFKTIRFMRVYLTNFSEEVILRFGTFKLVRGDWRQYERELHPANLTPISNAKLEVSTVNIEENGDRKPVNYVLPPGVLRSLDPQQAQSTQQNEQSMSLKVRTLAPGDARAVYKNTGYDLRRYKRLQMFTHAERLQDEDGTHTGNGDLSVFIRLGTDYRNNYYEYSIPLRLTPFGTYSTNSESDRETVWPKENMFDFKLSALTDIKTKRNREKAAGNPAADFYRLFSEPDPENTGNTVSVMGNPTLSEVKTIMIGIRNNSTDIRSAEIWVNELRLTDYDEKGGWAANTTINMQLSDLGSVNMRGQMITAGFGALDESLTQRAIEDTRTLNFSTNLELGKFFPEKAQISIPFYYSVSDEKVSPQYNPFDQDILLKDALDALPDKSSRDSLSRLSENRMTTHSLALNNIRVNVKSKHPMPYDPSNFSFNYSYNKSERHNPDMEYNTDLKWSAGMVYDYSPLLKPIKPFAKIKKAGAYLKGLAINPLPSKITFQTNMQRSYSEEQVRNFAYGVDQAEKLPVTFMQNFVWDRALAVNWNPINSLRINFRSGTNARIEEPHVQVNKKLAPDEYKIWRDSVRRSIAELGTPIAYDQTFNVSYTLPTAQISALNWVNGSLTYNAVYNWDRGAKTTTEQIIGNTIRNQMTLELPLQLNLTSLYRKSAFLKRIEQHITNPEKKDPVKKAAQPLTKKIRLLPDSTVTLTHTFASKKVRVSALGPDGKMYPLKTKIKDKNTIVILNNDSIEINVTVTPPRQNGSTPAFGAIGERMVYALMMLKSIILNYRQSSGLHLPGFLPNIKAAGGQGSVDGVLAPGWDFAFGLTGEDFVEKAAQKGWLIGGQQNVSPSVYSESNSFEIKMTLEPIHELRINLTANRTDTRQTQTQYVYAGMPRTYGGNFVMTTIGLKGMFSSSSGATGYASQAFNQFLHNREIIAGRIMAQYHGATYPSSGFMEGSSLAGQPVSLETSAVSLNSADVLIPAFLSAYTQRSVGKIGLSAFPSLSSILPNWNVSYTGLSKTELLKKYFRNVRINHAYRGIYNVDSYSSYLGWVGLTDGSNLGFIQDPSDPSTLTPVASMPFDIPFVRLEDSFAPLLGVEVTFMSGLGINTDYRKTRRLNLNLSAYQLVESNEDQITVGMSYKAENFAKLIGLQRTRPTRKAKGGQKNNETMAPRTGGALTLRVDYAYSRTLTLIRKIQDAYTQATNGNISHKINVSADYDISRMLTLRAYYDWDMNHPLVSSASFPITNSNFGVSFRFNLTQ is encoded by the coding sequence ATGGAAAAGAAAAACAAACCCATTCGGCTACTTGCAGCTCTACTGCCCATAATCGCCGGCCTTGTTTTGGTCACATGGCGTCCGGCGAGTGGCTCCGTACCTGCCCGGACTGCCATCAACAATCACTATACAACTCCCACTCCGGCCGATACGACTCGTTTCCCCGTCAAGAAGACCCAAGCTAAAGACTACCGTTATCTGGATGGCAACTATCCACTCGATCTGAAGACTCCGGATAACATCCGCACCGAATTTATTTACGACGAGAAGACCAATACTTATCTGCTTGTGACCAAGCTTGGGGATAAACCTCTGGGCAGTCCTATACCCTTCACACCCGAAGAATACCTACGCTATATGCAGCGCGATTCCATCCGCCGTTACTTCATGGAAAAAGAACGACTTGAAGCTCAGCAGGAGGGTAAGAAGCGGTTCAATCCTTTGGAAATGTCTTTCGATCTCGGTCCGGCCGAGAAGCTCTTCGGTCCCGGTGGGGTCAAACTCCGTACTCAAGGATCGGCTGAGGTGGCCATGGGGGCTAAGAGCAATGCTACAAATAACCCCTCTCTGCCCGAAAATGCACGTAAGCATTCCTATTTCGACTTCAGCGAAAAGATCCAAACCAACGTGCAGGCATCAGTAGGTACGAAGCTCAATTTCGGGATGAACTATAATACGGAGAGCACGTTCGATTTCGATGCAAAGAAGCTGAAGTTGGCTTTCGAAGGAGAGGAAGATGATATAATCAAACTGATCGAAGCCGGCAATGTATCCATGAATACGCGCAACACTCTGATTCGAGGCGGAGCGAGCTTATTCGGAATACACACGAAGATGCAGTTCGACAAATTGGACGTGGACATGGTGGTCAGTCAGCAAGAGGCAGAGACCAAGAGAGTCAATACCAAAGGCGGTGCGCAGACTACCCCATTCGAATTATCGGCAGGACAATACGATGAGAGTCGGCACTTCTTCTTCGGCCATTACTTCCGTGATCGTTACGATGGTGCCATGAAGACACTGCCCTTTATCAGCTCAGGTGTCAAAATCAATCGTGTGGAAGTATGGGTAACCAATAAAAAAGGCAATTTCGACAATACTCAGACTCGCAATATCGTAGCCTTTACCGATTTGGGAGAGCCGGAAAAGATCGCTTTGCCTTCCGTTTCTCCCTCTATGGCCACTAATGGTTTGCCGGCCAATCAGGCCAATTCGCTCTATCCTCTGCTTGTATCGATGCCGAATTTGCGCTTTATCGATCAGGTAACGCAAGAACTAAGCGGAATCATGCAAGGCGGCAGAGACTATGAAAAAGTGGAGAGTGCTCGCCTATTGAACCCGGCAGACTACACAGTCAATAGCATTCTCGGCTATATCAGCTTGAATATGCGCCTGTCTGCCGATGAGGTACTGGGAATAGCATTCGAATACACATACAACGGGCAGGTTTATCAGGTCGGAGAGTTTTCGACAGACCGGCCGGACAACTCCACGGAGAACCTCTACGTGAAGCTGCTCAAAGGGACGGCGATGAGTTCGACTTCTCCGTATTGGCACTTTATGATGAAAAACGCTTATCAGTTGGGAGGAGGCGTCTATAATGTGCAGAAGGAAAAGTTCAAACTGAATGTTTTCTATCAGAGTGATAGTGCAGGCGTCTACCAACCATATATCAGTGAAGGCAAGATTAAGGGACAGTTGCTTCTGCGCGTGTTGGGCATGGACAGACTGGATGCCAAACAAGAGCCTTACCCTGATGGTACGTACGACTTTGTCGATGGCTATACGATCCTCCCTCAGAAAGGAGTTGTGATCCTCCCTACCGTGGAGCCGTTCGGAAAGACCCTTGCCGATGCGTTTGGCGATCCTGTATTGGCGAAAAAGTACTGCTTCCAAGAGCTATACGATACAACGGCAGTGGCTGCACAGCAAGTGGCAGAGAAGAACAAATTTATCTTTCGAGGCGAATACAAAGCTTCTTCGGGCGGAGACATTTCTTTGGGAGCTATCAACGTAACACCCGGATCCGTCGTAGTGACGGCCGGCGGTGTCAAGCTGACGGAGAATGTGGATTATACGGTAGACTACCTCTCCGGCAACGTATCGATCATCAATGAAGCGATTCTCTCTTCGGGAACTCCCATCAATGTGTCGCTCGAGAACCGAGGGCTGATGAATATGCAGCGCAAAACGATGTTCGGTATAGATCTGAACTACAACTTTTCCAAAGACTTCACCCTCGGCGGCACCTTCATGCACCTGAGCGAAATGCCGCTGACGACCAAATCCGTAATCGGAGACGAGTCGCTCAAGAATACGCTTTGGGGACTTAATCTGAACTACCGTACTCAAGCCCAATGGCTGACGAATGCACTCGATCTTTTGCCTTTCGTCGAACTGACGAAACCCAGTGAAATCACGGTAAACGCCGAATTTGCTCACTTGATCCCCGGACATTATCAGAGCAAATACGCCCAAGGCAATAGCTACTTGGACGACTTCGAAAGCTCTCAGAGCTATATTGATCTGATGAATCCATATTCGTGGATGCTTTCCAGTACACCTTTTCAAGATGGAGCAGGGCCGGTGCTTTTCCCGGAAGCATCATTGACGAACGATATCGACTATGGCAAGCATAGAGCCAAACTATCGTGGTTCTACATTGATCCGATATTCACAAGAGAGAATTCCGCAGGTATGCCCGCCCACTTGAAGAATGACCTCGAACAGCTCTCCAACCATTATGTCCGCGAAGTGAAGACCTCCGAGCTTTTCCCGTATCGCGATCAGACGTACAATATGAACAGCTATCTGCACACGCTGCTGATGTCCTATTATCCGTCTGAGCGTGGCCCATACAACCTCAATACGGTGGATATGCAGTCGGACGGTCATTTGGCCAACCCTCAATCCAACTGGGGCGGTATTATGCGCAAGATAGATCAGAGCGACTTCGAAGCATCCAATATCGAGTACGTAGAGTTTTGGCTTCTCGATCCTTTCATCTACAACAAAGAAACTGCCAAAGGGGGATCGATGTATATCAATTTGGGAGAAATCTCCGAAGAAGTTCTGAAAGACGAAAAGAAGTTTTTCGAAAACGGTATGCCCATCAACGATGATCCTGCTGCCATAGAGACCACGGTATGGGGCAAGGTGCCCAAACGTCAGGGTACAGGTTACGCTTTCGATAATACTGCCGGAGCACGACCGAAACAGGACGTCGGCTTTAACGGACTTACGACGGCAGAGGAAAAAGACTTCCCTACATATACAGAGTACATATCCCGCTTGGCCTCGATCGTATCGCCGGATGTTTTGAACCAATGGAGTACAGATCCTTTCAGTCCGATCAACGATCCGGGAGGGGATAACTTCCACCACTATAGAGGGGCAGATTACGATGAGGCACGGAAGTCTATTCTCGATCGTTATAAGCAGTATAACGGAGTGGAAGGCAACTCGGCCGAAGCCACTAACAACATTACCGGATACAACGTGTCCAGCCGTTTGGTGCCGGATGTGGAAGACATCAATCAGGACAATACGCTCAACGAGATAGAGAAGTATTTCCAGTACCGTGTGGAGCTGCATCCCTCTAAAATGGTTGTGGGGCAAAACTATATTGTCGATTCTCGCACCAAAGAGGTAGAGTTGCGCAACGGTAAAAAGGAAACGATAACCTGGTATCAGTTCAAAGTCCCCGTGCGGGAGTTCGAGAGAAAGATAGGAGGCATTACGGACTTCAAGACCATCCGATTCATGCGTGTCTACCTGACGAACTTTTCTGAAGAGGTTATTTTACGATTCGGGACTTTCAAATTGGTGCGTGGCGATTGGCGACAGTACGAACGTGAACTCCATCCGGCCAACCTTACACCCATTTCGAATGCAAAACTGGAAGTAAGTACCGTAAACATAGAGGAAAACGGCGACCGCAAGCCTGTAAACTATGTGCTTCCTCCGGGCGTATTGCGTTCACTCGATCCCCAGCAAGCACAGAGTACTCAGCAAAACGAACAGTCCATGAGCCTGAAAGTCCGGACACTGGCACCGGGCGATGCACGGGCTGTATATAAGAACACGGGCTACGACCTGAGACGTTATAAGCGTTTGCAGATGTTTACGCATGCCGAACGCCTTCAGGATGAAGACGGCACGCATACAGGGAATGGAGATCTATCCGTCTTCATCCGCTTGGGGACGGACTACCGGAACAATTATTACGAATACTCCATACCGTTGCGCCTGACTCCTTTCGGTACTTATTCGACCAATAGCGAGAGCGATAGAGAAACCGTTTGGCCGAAAGAAAATATGTTCGACTTCAAACTGTCTGCCCTTACTGATATTAAGACGAAACGCAACAGGGAGAAAGCAGCAGGCAATCCTGCTGCCGACTTCTATCGCCTTTTCTCCGAACCCGACCCCGAAAACACAGGTAATACTGTCAGCGTTATGGGAAATCCGACCCTGAGTGAAGTCAAGACTATCATGATAGGTATTCGTAATAACAGTACTGACATCAGAAGTGCCGAGATATGGGTCAATGAGCTCAGGCTCACGGACTACGATGAGAAAGGCGGATGGGCTGCCAATACCACCATCAATATGCAGCTTAGCGATTTGGGATCGGTGAATATGCGCGGACAGATGATAACCGCAGGATTCGGTGCTTTGGACGAGTCTCTCACACAGCGAGCCATAGAAGATACGCGTACACTCAACTTCTCCACCAATTTGGAGCTTGGCAAGTTCTTCCCCGAAAAAGCTCAGATCAGCATACCTTTCTATTACTCGGTATCGGATGAGAAAGTATCTCCCCAATACAATCCCTTTGATCAGGACATTCTCCTGAAAGATGCTCTGGATGCTCTGCCCGACAAAAGTTCTCGCGACTCTCTCAGCAGACTGAGCGAGAATCGTATGACGACGCACAGTTTGGCTTTGAACAATATCAGAGTCAATGTCAAGAGCAAACACCCGATGCCTTACGATCCTTCCAACTTCTCATTCAATTATTCTTACAACAAAAGCGAACGACACAATCCCGACATGGAATACAATACGGATTTGAAGTGGAGTGCCGGTATGGTATATGATTATTCGCCTCTGCTCAAACCGATCAAGCCGTTTGCCAAAATCAAAAAGGCCGGAGCCTATCTGAAAGGTTTAGCTATCAATCCGCTCCCATCGAAGATCACCTTCCAGACCAATATGCAGCGTTCTTATTCGGAGGAACAGGTACGCAACTTTGCTTATGGAGTAGATCAGGCCGAGAAGCTACCCGTGACGTTCATGCAGAATTTCGTTTGGGATCGCGCTCTGGCTGTCAATTGGAATCCGATCAATAGTCTGAGGATCAACTTCCGTAGTGGCACCAATGCCCGTATTGAAGAGCCGCATGTACAAGTGAACAAAAAACTCGCTCCCGATGAGTATAAGATATGGCGCGACTCCGTCCGCCGCAGTATTGCCGAATTGGGAACTCCTATTGCATACGACCAAACGTTCAATGTGTCGTATACGTTGCCGACTGCCCAAATATCCGCACTGAATTGGGTGAATGGTTCATTGACTTATAATGCCGTGTATAATTGGGATCGTGGAGCGAAAACGACTACCGAACAAATCATTGGGAATACGATTCGCAATCAGATGACACTGGAACTTCCCCTGCAACTCAATCTGACATCGCTGTATCGCAAATCTGCTTTCCTCAAGAGAATAGAGCAGCACATCACGAATCCGGAGAAAAAGGATCCTGTAAAAAAAGCAGCCCAGCCATTGACCAAGAAAATCCGGTTGCTCCCCGATTCCACGGTAACGCTGACGCACACTTTTGCATCCAAGAAAGTGAGAGTGTCCGCTCTCGGCCCGGATGGCAAGATGTATCCGCTGAAGACAAAAATCAAGGACAAGAATACAATCGTCATTTTGAATAATGACAGCATAGAGATCAATGTAACGGTAACTCCCCCGAGGCAGAACGGTTCCACTCCTGCATTCGGTGCGATAGGCGAAAGGATGGTATACGCCTTGATGATGCTCAAGAGCATCATCCTTAACTACCGGCAATCTTCCGGCTTGCATCTGCCCGGATTCTTGCCCAACATCAAAGCTGCCGGCGGACAAGGCTCCGTGGATGGCGTTTTGGCACCGGGATGGGACTTTGCTTTCGGTCTTACCGGAGAAGATTTCGTGGAAAAAGCCGCGCAGAAAGGTTGGCTTATCGGTGGGCAGCAAAACGTATCACCTTCTGTCTACTCGGAGAGCAATTCGTTCGAGATCAAGATGACGCTCGAACCGATTCACGAACTGCGCATCAACCTCACAGCCAACAGAACCGATACCCGACAAACGCAGACCCAATACGTCTATGCCGGCATGCCACGTACTTATGGAGGAAATTTCGTGATGACGACCATCGGACTGAAAGGCATGTTCAGCAGTTCGTCCGGAGCGACGGGCTATGCCTCGCAAGCCTTCAATCAGTTCCTCCACAATCGGGAGATAATCGCAGGGCGTATTATGGCTCAATATCATGGAGCCACTTATCCCTCTTCCGGATTCATGGAAGGAAGCAGTCTGGCCGGCCAGCCGGTTTCTCTGGAAACCAGTGCCGTTTCTCTCAACTCAGCCGACGTGCTTATTCCGGCTTTCCTCAGTGCTTATACTCAGAGGTCGGTGGGAAAAATCGGCCTGTCGGCATTCCCCTCATTGTCCTCCATTCTCCCCAACTGGAATGTCAGCTACACGGGCTTGAGCAAAACCGAACTGCTCAAGAAATACTTCCGGAATGTGCGTATCAACCATGCTTACCGCGGTATATACAACGTAGATAGCTATAGCTCTTACCTCGGTTGGGTGGGCTTGACCGATGGTAGCAACCTGGGCTTTATCCAAGACCCGTCGGACCCCAGTACGCTGACTCCCGTTGCATCCATGCCATTCGACATTCCGTTTGTTCGTCTTGAAGACAGTTTTGCTCCCCTGCTCGGTGTGGAAGTTACGTTTATGAGTGGATTGGGAATCAATACGGATTACAGAAAGACTCGCCGTCTGAATCTGAATCTATCGGCTTATCAGCTCGTGGAGTCGAATGAAGATCAGATAACCGTAGGGATGAGCTATAAGGCAGAGAATTTTGCCAAACTCATCGGCCTGCAACGGACAAGACCCACGAGGAAGGCAAAAGGAGGGCAAAAGAACAACGAGACCATGGCTCCGCGTACCGGTGGGGCACTGACTCTCCGAGTGGACTATGCTTACAGCCGCACACTGACGCTGATTCGCAAGATCCAAGATGCTTACACACAAGCCACGAATGGCAATATCAGCCACAAAATCAACGTCAGTGCGGACTACGACATCAGCCGTATGCTTACCCTGCGAGCTTATTACGATTGGGATATGAACCATCCGCTTGTCAGCTCAGCCTCCTTCCCTATCACGAACAGCAATTTCGGTGTCAGCTTCCGTTTCAATCTGACGCAGTAG